The segment TGGCTATTAGATGGATGTGGTATCCTTCAGTTTAGAGGACTTTATGACtcatatgttacaaatattttgcAAGTATGCAGTATCACatctcaattttaaatattgtgggttttttgttaGACATTTAAAGACATAGGCCAGAAAATATGGTAGAAGCAACAAGATCTTAAAtcaagttcttttatttttaagatggaaaatatttgaaaggtaAGGAGGCAGTATAAAGGAAGCAAGACTCAGAATATAGATGTTTgctcagcagaaaaaaaaaaaaaaaaacttgtttaaaaTTTGTTGCATCCAAAGCCTGACAAAACCTCACAAAAGACAGCTCTTTCCCCCAGGAGGAATGGGATCATAGACTAGGGGTGGGTCAGGAGTCGGTGACACAGTGATGATGGCTAGATTGGACTCTTCTCTAGGAGTCTCATGAGCTCTGCCCTTGATGCCTCTGGGTTTCTGGCTGGGGGACCCAGGCTGGAGatttggggaagggggtgaggagtCCAAGAAGCCCCTACCGGTTCACCCTCGCCCCCAGTGCTAGTGTCCCGGCCTGTGAGAGGCCTCTCCCTTCCgttcctccccacaccccaaccAAACCTGACTCTTCATTGCCAGAGAGGGAGATCTCCGCTAGGGGTCGCGCCTTGCATCGTCGGTCGCCGGCTCCGCCAGTTGCGATTCCGCGGGGTGCTGACTTTCCGGGGATGGTTAGCACCTTCCTTTTGTGGGTGCCCACAGCCCTCCGATCCCCGGCTTGGCTCAGCATTTCCTTCTCAGCCTCAGGCCCTTGACCTCCTCGTTCCGCCCGCACGGTCAACGCGCCCGGTTCGACGCCCTCCAGCCCTCGCCCCGGCCCCTCTCCCCAACCTGAGCGAATTGCGCAGTGCCCCACACCTGGCTCTGCTCCCGGAGTCACCTCCCGGCGCGGCGCGGaccacctccccctccctgcaggaGCGGGTCTCCACCCTATCCCCCTGTGGCCTCTCGGTGAGGACAGCCGCTCCCCACACCCCCGAGCCGGGACCCACTGTCCCCCGCACACGCGAGTCTGCGGAAGAGCGCCCCCTCTCGGCTACTCGCAGCTGGCTCTTAGAGGATCCTCCGGCGCCGCACACCTCCTCCTTCCAGGGACCCCTCAACCTTCCCCAGGGTGGCCACTGACAACTGTCTCAAgaggtgccccccgcccccagagctCCCTTGACGCCGCCCTCTCGGACCCTCCGTCCCGATCGCTCCTACTCGGTGCTTTCTGCACCTGGGGCGGAGGAGAGTCGTACCCGACGCTCCTGCTCCTAGGTGCCCCCCAGCATATGTGGATGCCCTGtggctccctctctgctctcttagATGCGACGGACCTGGCGGCTGATGCCTCCTCGGCTCCCGTCCCTCCTGTCCCGCCCGATCTGATTATCCTGGTCAGGCCACGCAGGTAACGGGGTGCCCACGccacccccaccgccaccccaTCAGAGCAGGCTGCGGGCTGCGGTACGGGAGGCCAGGCAAAGACACCGACCTAACCGTCCAGGTCACTCAGGCCAACGGGGGCGGCTCTCCTTTCTTGGCCCAAATCGGAAAGGCCTAGAACTCCTTCATTCCAGCCTGTTCATTTGCCCCAGGCTtgcatttttaagctttttaactCTAAACGAATGACTTTATCTACATTTAAAGGAATTTCAGGAATGACGTTCATGATGCCAAGGTCCCTCACTTCCCTTTTATCTGTATACTCCACTCCCCCTTGCCTGCCCCTAGAGTTGGCCATtcctttctgtttatcttttgttttcacgtgttctaggggggaaaaaaaaagttttgctggcatacattttaaatttgtgtaaAAGGAATTGTATTCTCATTCAAGTTTCTTTTCACTCAGTACTAGGATTTCGAGATCAGTGCGTATAGCTTCCTCTCCTAACTGTGCTTAAACCTAACTGTGTAAAATAAGCTGCGCTCATCCACCTTATTTGACCTTTCCCATCCCCTGCCACCACCAATAGTACAATCATCCCTCTCAAATACATCCCCTTATGCAGTGCTTCTCAAacgtttgtgtgcatgtgtatcacctgggatcttgttaaaattgCAGGCTCTGATTCCACAGGCCTGGGAGGGGGGCCTCAGACTCTGCATTTCTCGCCAGCTCCCAGGGGATACCTATACTTCTGGTCCTGGTGGGACCACTCTGAGGAGCCAGGCCCTTACGGGCCTCTATGAGACTTCATTTtggattgctgggtcacagggtattGGTTGATCaaatttgataaatattgccCATCAGCTCTGCAGTCTGGCTGTACCACCTTATCCTCTACCAGCAGACACAGGAGGGTAGAAGGTATATATTTatgtggggaagggaagaaggccTTCTCCTTGCTTTTGTCCAAATCCTTCCTGCCCCCATCTCCGCAGTGTGCCTGGTCTGGGCCAAAACCTCCTCTCTCCCTTAATCATAATGGCCCCAAGGCTCTGAAGTGATGTCCCTGGCCAGCAATGGCCAGCCAAGTCAGTGAGAGACCCAAGACTGGCATCCTGGCTTCATCCCTAACAGGAGCTCTTAAGAACAGGCATTGAGAAGCCCCAGGGTCTTCCATGCGGTTATATTTCCTCCATCGCATTTGCTTGAGTAGCCCACTAGGGTGAACCAGGATTCAAACACCCTGGCTTTGCCCCTGGCAAACGGCGATCCTGAGCCTGTCTCCTTATCTCTAAAAGGGGATAGCATAGCTACAGCTTGTGGCATGAGGAGTCAGTCCAGGAATTTTGCCCACATGCCACGAGCCCCACAGGGGCCCTAAAACAGGTGTTCTTGCCTTGGTTTTACCCTTGAGGAAAATGAAGTTCAAGAAGGTAAACTTTAACAATTTCCACCAAGGCCATGGAGCTAGAAAGTAACAGTGCTTGGGATTCAAACCCATCCTCAGCTACTACCCCAGAGCCCAGGCTAACCATGAGGCTTCACCATCTCCATGTCCTGCCTTGCCCTTCCTACCAGGCCACATTTGAGGGAGAACCACAAGGAAACTGGAAGGAAGGACTGTGCCTGGGGTTTGGGGCTTTGGATGTTGAAGGCCTCTGACCAGTGGCCTGCATGGTTATGAAACTCCACAGCAAATGGGttttagcaaaaataaacttAGGTCCTAGGGTCTGGTTCCCATGGCCTGAATGTTTAGGTGGCAGGAAAGAGGAACTTTGGTTCTAGGGCTTCAGGAGCAGAAATTTTAGGGTTAGATATCCAGTGGGGTCACGACTAGGTGGAAGACAGGGAGGGTCAGGAACTGGGTGGGGGTCCGGTGGGTGGGTCTGAGCTGTGGGTAAACTATCTACCATGTGCCTTACTTGGTAATAACAGATCATGGTTTTGTTTGGAGGGTTAGCTGCTGCGTGAAGGGCCAGGGTGCTGGGCATGAAGGGATGCCCTCTTCCAGACCTTCCTGGAGCCGTGAGCAGCAGTCGGGACAGCTTCAGAAACCCATGGACTCTGCTTTCTTCACTCACACAGCTGTCCAGGCATCTCCGGGCGCCAGGCCCCAGCTGCAAGCATTTCACAATCAGGAGAGCTCAGCATGTGCATGTTTCGAGATTTCATGTCACATGACCTTTTACATCTCCACATCCATCCACAATTTCGGAGGGCCAAAATTGTATGCATGACAGAGCGTTTCTCTGAAGGCCCAGGGAAGCTTCCTGCTCTTTCAACCACCTTCAGGGTCAAAAGACCCGTTGAGCCTACAGATTATTCTCAGACTTCCATATAGTATCTTACAGTTTTCTGGTCTTTACGAAGTACCTCACACATAGGCAGTATTTTCTTTgactcacaacaaccccatgacaGGGTTGGGACCCACTTAACACCGAAGTTCAAAAGAATTAACTGGCCATGGCCACACATTGTGTAAGTGGGGAAATGGGACttcttgttcatttttccatCACAGACCTTAGGTATCTTAAAGTAGGTCTCCTCTGGGATCCTCACTACCCTAGCTGGCCCACTTCCCAGACTTGGGGATGCTCACTGAGGCAGAAGGTAGGGAGTCTAGGGAGTGGGGGATGCCTGGGCAGAAAGGAGCGGGAGGTGAGTTAGTTGAGGTCTCACGGGGCTTCTGGCCAGCCCTCTCTCAGCTAGGTTTCTGTCAGTGGGCCCTTTCTAGAGCTCGGGGAAAGAGGGCTACCGAGCTAGAAGTTCTCAATGAGTCTACAGCTGAGACAGCTGAGCATCTGTGAGGAAAAGCAGCTGCCAGTTGCCAAGGGAGCCCTGGTGATGTCACCAAACCCTTGTGGGAACTCTCGGCGGCTTGGCCAAGCTCTGCCCCTGGCTCACCCTTCCACCCTTCTGCCCTGCCCCTTCTTCTCAAAGCCCCCGATGCCCCACACCGAGGACCTGTAGCATCGGCTTGAGGGAGGTGGCCAGAGGTTGGGCCGGTCTACGGGGCCAGCTCTAGGCCACATCATGCCTGGCCCGAGCAGTGCTAGGGacggggcgggggcaggggtgggggctggggggtgggggctggggcctgctgaagccactgccctccccttccccagggcctcAGGCCCTAGGCCAGGGCTCAACAGACACAGGCAGCGGGATGGGGTTGCCCTTCTATTGGTCCAAGTCCTGAGTGTAGTCTGGGTGAGACATGGAGGTGAGGAGGCCCACGAGGCTCAGCAGCGTGGAGAAAAGCAGCAGGAAGGAGGCGGTgaagagcagggtggggagggcgcTGAGCACCAGCAGCAGGATGGCTGGCAGCAGATGGCGCCACGCGGCGGCCACGACGGGCCACAGGGAGCTCAGCAGGTAGGAGCCGGTGGTGAAGAGCGCGTGGCACAGCGTCAGCGCCAGCAGCAGGTAGAGgatcccctccagcccccacagcGCACGCTGGAGTGGCTGCCGCCAGCCCGACGTGGCCCACCACTGGGCCCAGCTCCGAGGCACGTGGCACAGACACCAGCGCACCCAGGCCTGCCGCGTGGCCCAGGCTGACCAGGGCGCAGCCCGCTGCGGCCCCTCGCCGGCCCCGATGGCATCTGTCTCCACCTGCGGCTGCGGCGTCATGGCTGGTGCACCTGGGGAGAGGGCCAGGCCAGCTGCAGGAGCAGCCCTGGAGATGCCTGGGGCCTCTGggcaggcggggggtggggtgggggtggggtgggggtgggggtgggtgggtgcaggGGTCAGGAGGGGACCAGCGTGGGCGGGCCAGGGCTTTGAGCTGGGGCCTGGGTCTTACCTCCGGGCAGAGCCACCTAAGTCATGTTGCTTCCTGCAGCGCCCAGGATGGCCTAGCAGCCAGAGTGGAGCCCCCCTCAACTCccccccttccctcacccccctgcccgcccccaaGGATCCCTATTGTGacccgggtgggggtggggtctcgCCAAGAGAGGAGCCACTGCAGGATGTGAGGCTCACCTGAATCCCCCTCCACGGACCCTCCAGGCTGGCAGGGGTATCTGGTGAGCCCCCAGACGCAGATTCTCGTGCTTTCTTGTGAGAAGCCCTCTCCGGATCCCTGTTCCTACCCTGCTAACTGATATCCGGACCCACTCTGCTCTCCTGTAAGTCTTTCTGGCCACCCATTCTCTAGAACCACAGAGGAGGCCAGAATGGCCACCCCCAACCCACAAGCTCAGAGGTGGCTGCCACATCCGGCCCTGGCTCCCTGTCCCTTGGCCCcgccttctcttgctgtctcagACGCAGACCCAGGTATCCGCCGCCCATGCCGGGGGACCAAAGGGCCCCTGCAGTTCAGGCTGGAGATAAAGGGGTACCCCCCTGCCTGCTCAACCCAGGACAGAGGAAAAGGCGAtctggggaagcagcagggccAGTGTATTTCTGGATGGGGGCGGAAGGCCAGGCCAAGCAAGGCCAGGGGCACGCCTCGGGCTCCCAGgagcagccccaggcccaggagtGCCAGTAGCAGGGCCTCCTGGGGGCCGAGTCGTCCTGTGACTGCCGCCGCAGGCAGGAGTGCGGCCCCCTGACTTGGGCCTCCCGGGAGGAGTGTCTGCGGGGGGCCTGCGGGCCTGTGGACAGAGAGGGTGGCGGTGGGGCCTCGGGAGATTGGCCACTGGCCCACCTGCCGGGCTGCTGCACACTTAACCAGTGGAGCAGGTCGGGGCCAGGAAGCTGACCAGCAGCAGCGAGGCTGGGCCAGCCAGCTGTCAGCCCCTGTGCTCCCAGCCCTAGGACACTGTCCCGGAGCTGGGCCACGCTAGGGCCCCAGGGGGACATGCATGGACCCACTGGACTATGcgacccctccccagcccccaggcctctGAGAGGGACTGGGATAGGATAAGCAAGGGCTTTGGGCCTGGGTAAGCAGAGCTGGGTCATGGAGGGAGGTGGAGGTGACAGGAAGGACTAGTGTTGGGGGGGGAGATGGGAGGGGGTGAGGCCCTGGCAGACACTCAAGAGTGAGCTCCGTGGgaatgccccctccccacacacccacccgccacaccctcctcacctcccactccagTCAGCCGTTCTGAGACTGGGCAGCTGGGGCATTGTGACCTATTGCCAGGTGTGGCCCTGGGGTACAGAGGGGGCTGTTGCTGGTTTTGGCCACCTAAGCAGCTGGTGGCTTAGGTGGGGCTAAGTCAGAAGGGAGTCAGTGATTTCTGAGAACTAAGACTCATCCTCTTGTCTTTGTGAATTCTCTGCCCCAGGGCCCCCGTGAGGATCTGAGTTACCAGGAAGGCATTCTAACTCCATCATCACATGGGCAGCTGAGCAAGAGAGGAAGGGCTGCTTTCTTTCTCCTGAGGGTTCCCAGAGCTCTGTATCCAGGGGCAATCATTCAATCTTCCTGTCAGCAGCTCTCTCTCCCCTGAGAGCTGTGGGATGCCTGTGGGCCCTTGTGGGGGAATTTTCAGGACTACAGCCCTGAAATGCAGAGGCAGGCTCTGCCAGGAAGCACCCTGAGACtttctggggctgggctcccacGGGACTGCTacagggtggggcaggagggggctgtTTCGAAGCCCTGTGGTCTGTGGGAAGTGTTTCAGATACTGGGATTCCAGAGAGGATACAGGTAATGTAAGAGGGCTTCAACATAGTAACCCCCAAACTGGAGGTTAAAGTTACCCTCTGAGAATGAAAGTAAGGCAAATGAACATATAAGGAAGGGATTGATCGTCTGAAAAGGAAACCTATCCCCATGATAATCTGTAAATGGGTGGTGGCTACAGAGGTTCCAGCACATCTCAGATTAGTGACGTAAGAGGCAAGAGTAGAAGTGGATCATAATTAAGAACAGAATCCTTTCCACATATCATACTTTGAGGGAAAAAATGATGGGGCTGGGGGAAAGGGCCAGTGGCCACACAGTccccaggagaggagaaagcaagAATCAGGCGGCATATCCGCCTCCAGCAGGCCCTGTCCAAAGACTCAAGCCTGGTGGACTTGACATCATTAGCATAGAGCCAATGGCCCTGTGGCCCTTGGGACCATTCATCGATTGTTTCTGCTCTGGCTCTTCCCAGAGTAATAAAGCGATGCCCGCAGaattctgagggaaaatgatTTCCAACCTAAAAACGTAGATCTGTCCAAATGATTATCAAGTACAAGagtagaataaagacattttaagcCATGCAAGTTCTCAAAAATTTGACCTCGTATACACTCTTTCCTAGAAAGCTACTGGAGGATGTGCTTCAGCAAAACAAGGCATTAAACTAAGAGGACAATATGGGAGTCAAGAGATGAGGCTAAACACAGGAAAGCAATGATGAGAAAGGCTCGGGATGTCAGCCGTGCTTCCAagtaaagaaagcaaacaacccaGGCTGGAATCAAAAGCAAGATGCTCCAAGAGGGATGTctccagaagaaaatgaaattatctgTGGTTTTTAGATATGTTCAAAATGTTCAGTTCTGTTGGTCGCTTTGGGATTAAATTAGTAATTGATGCCTAGAAAACCaagcaaatgataaaacaaaGTAGTGCTAACTCCAGGAAACACAAAAAGTTGGACAATAATATTTACACGGTCATATATAAGCACTGAATATTGACTCCAGTGACTTAGCTCTTTGGGAGGATGGAAGGAGTTTGTTGTGTACTTGAAGATATATGTTCGGGAGGGTGGTAAGAAAGCAAAATCCTTAATTCCATAGCAGGAAACCTACAGATAACATTTAGacatagaaaaattaagaaatagcaATAGAAGTATAGAGGtaaatacaaggagaaataaCAGAATTAAAAGTGGTTGATCTGGGAATGGAGAAGCATAGAAAACAGTCTTCCATTGAGAGCTTAAATGTGATTTACCTTTAAAACTGTATTCTGTAGTATTTTGGCTAAATGATttagttaaagaaaagaaaattaatataggGTCATATTATAGAGATGAGGAATACACCCTCCCAGGATGAATGAAATGCCAATATCCCAATATTATGTGGATGTGCTCTTGTAGCTTGAGATAAAATTTCCAGTGACAGCATCAAACACCATCAAATACCATCAAACTTGAAAGTTGTGAATCTCATGCATTTTAGATGGAGGTGCTCTAAATCTCCCACCTAGCACTGCTCAGCCTTTAATGTGCACGTGAATCTCCGGGGGTTGAATCctctggagatcttgttaaaatgcagattctgattcagtaggtctggagtgggcttctgcatttctaacaagcgcCCAGCCTCTAACGAGCTGGTGCTCTTGGTCCTTGGCCACACTTTGAGGAGCAGGGCTCGAAAAGACCTTGAGGTACAAAAGAGAgacagcgggcgcctgggtggctcagttggttaagcgactgccttcagctcaggtcatgatcctgaagtccctggatcgagtcccgcatcgggctccctgctcggcggggagcctgcttctccctctgaccctcctccctctcatgctctctgtctctcattttctctctctctcaaataaataaataaaatctttaaaaaaacaaacaaacaaacaaacaaaaaacaaaaacaaaaaaaaagagagagacagctggGGGAGGTGGTGAGCAGAGGATGGGCGTGTAGCTGTGCATGGAGGTGCCATGGGAGGGAGTCCACATCGATGCCCACCTGCATCACAGGGAGAACACCAAGTGCAGAGTGAGCTCTGCCCCAGCACCAGGGACAGAAGATTAGGAGAGCCAGGCAGGCAGGAGATACTACCACTTCTCTCTTTGTGCAGCCAAACATATagcctcctttcttttcttgacaTCGTTTTAGTCCATCCATGTATGTGGGAATAAGAGGACTGTCTGAAGCTGTTTTCCCACCTTTAATTCATCTGGTTAGCTTCAGGGCCCCCAGGAAACCACATATTATCTCACTTCATTACCACCAAAACCCTGGGGCCAAGCtatcattgtccccattttacagataaggaaacagaggctcagagagcaaATTACTGTCCGAGGATACCCACACACAACAAACAGCAGAAGTGGGTGTGAAATTGAGCCTATGTGGTGCCGAAGtcagctctcccctccccctccagccacCCGACCACTCTAGAGAGTTGGCAGGAGAGTCCCCGGCCATCCCTTAAACCCCAATCCCTTTTGGGCAGCTGTCTCCGCCCAGTCCAGCTCAGTCCTGCTCACTTGTGCTTTGCACCATATCCTCGCCCTCACGAGGCCACGACAAATTCTCCACCTGTCTTCAGGGGCTAGAGATCTGAGCCGCCACCTCCACAGCCTGCTTCCCGGCTTGGCACCGTTGCAGCCCAGGTAACCAATGGCAGGGGCCAAAGAGGGCAGCCCAGCTGGGAGCATACCTGAGGGGATAAGGCAGTAATGGAAGGGCATAAGGAAGTTCTGAGGGGTTCAGAGGGCATAGAGGGCCACAAAGGGACCCTGAAGGTTGTAATAGGGCAGTGAGGCAAGGGGTAAGAGAGGTAAGAAGAAGGGTAAGAGGGGGCACAGGGGACACAAGAGGTACCAGCATCCCACAGGTC is part of the Neomonachus schauinslandi chromosome 10, ASM220157v2, whole genome shotgun sequence genome and harbors:
- the C10H20orf141 gene encoding uncharacterized protein C20orf141 homolog → MTQLCLPRPKALAYPIPVPLRGLGAGEGSHSPVGPCMSPWGPSVAQLRDSVLGLGAQGLTAGWPSLAAAGQLPGPDLLHWLSVQQPGRPAGPPQTLLPGGPSQGAALLPAAAVTGRLGPQEALLLALLGLGLLLGARGVPLALLGLPELQGPFGPPAWAADTWVCV
- the TMEM239 gene encoding transmembrane protein 239, encoding MTPQPQVETDAIGAGEGPQRAAPWSAWATRQAWVRWCLCHVPRSWAQWWATSGWRQPLQRALWGLEGILYLLLALTLCHALFTTGSYLLSSLWPVVAAAWRHLLPAILLLVLSALPTLLFTASFLLLFSTLLSLVGLLTSMSHPDYTQDLDQ